The region actgtaaaatgatCAGCTGTTATGCTGATGATATTCAGctgtatttattaataaacCTTGGTGAATCCAATCAGTTCATGATATTACAGGAATGTCTTCAATACATAAAAAGCCAGAAGACTTCAACTTTTCTGCTTTcaaattcagacaaaataaaccTGTCAACTTTAGACCAGAATCCCTGAGAAGCAAATTGTTGAATCTGGATAATTTGACATGCACTCCAGCAATTGTGCAGGAGGCCAGTGTCCTTTAAACAACTTAAAGAGATTTCCTTTGTTCGCCTTCACAGTGTTACCACAGTTAGAACTATACTGTCCCAGAGCGATGCAGGAAGACCAGTCCTCTTGCTTTGTTGAGGTTGTCGTTCTTCAGAATCAGGAAGCTCAATGTATCCCATAAACCTTCAGGTTCCAGATTCTGCAGCGAGAAATCTGATCCACTCAAAACCAGAAATCACATCTCACCATTTTAACTTCTCTTTGTTGTTGCTGCCTTAAACTTTCTAACATGATAACTCCATCATACTGTAGAGTGAGAAGTGAAGACCTTCAATAATTAGCTCCGTCATAATGGATGATTGCACCAGCTGCCCTGGAGCAGATTGTGGCGTTCAGCTATCAGCTCCCAGTTTTAGTCCATGATAATCACTCTGCCTGCTTTAAAGTCAAGACTGAAACATGATAAAGTCTGTAGTCAGACTGACTGAGGTTATCCTCAGCTATTTCTGTGGTCATGCTGCTATCGGTTTAGACAAACTGTTCCTCACTCCTATTCTTTCTCCTACTACTCTAGAACTAAGCGTGATCTGCAGTCGTTCTGCCTTTAACTTTCTGGtctctcctctgtcttctcaaaccaCAGCTGCTCACTCCAACTGTGGTTCATTTGGGAGTCATTCCTCTCCACCGTCACCATATGCATCCTCAGTGTGAGAGGTTGGTGCAGAGGTAACAACACGATGCACCTAACTGTGTACATGACTGTTGAAGAGGAGATGAGTTGATGCAGTTTGCTCGGTTTCCTTATACTTGCTCAAATAACCAACATTAACTCCACTTGACGCCATCATATTAGAACGTATGACTAGATACAGAAAAGTATCTGTATCTGATACAGATACATTTCTATAGATTTCTTAATGTGGCATAAACAAATAGATAATCGAATGTTAAACTGGGAACTTGTTGATCAGGTCTTCTGCCAGGACTGTCCTGAGTTCAACTCCACCACCATGTCTAATCCGAAGAGAAATCATCAATTTGAAATTAGTTTCCTTCAGTTTATATTAGGAATCGATCAAAATAGCAGAATCTATCAAATCATCGATAttgatattattattgtaattttaggCAGTAGCATcagaatgaaatatttcctcAAAATCAGTTCAGGTAAAAGCGTCATCACgagttagaatggcccagtcaaaggccAAATCTAAATCCAACTGCgatttgaaaactgctgtttCTACACACTCTCAGACTAACAGggaccaaataaaaatctacacaCCAGTCTTttcagatgatttattttagtttagttttgaaGTGTATGATTGTCCTACTGTACTTGATACTGTTGCAGTCTGTGATTTGtgatttctttcaaatggtcAAAGGTTGTGACTATTTGCCAGGTTTTGCGCATCCCATCAGTGAACTTGGgttgtttacagtttttcttgGTTTGACGTGTGAACTGGTCATCTTTTATCGACGAGAGCTTCTCTTGTTTTCGCCTCTCTGTTCTGCATCACGTGTCTCGTGTGGGAGACGCCGTGACATGAGAGCAATGATATGATAGGACACAGAACACTCCACACCTTGTTATCAGCAGCCTGGTACCAGGCGGAGCTGCGGCCTGAACCAGGCATGCACACGTCACTCCAACGAACTTTAAGGGGGCCGAATTGGATCCATCCAGATGATGTTTTCAGGATTCTCCCAGGGACCCTCACAGAgactgaaggaaggaaggaggtgATGTAAGATAAGTCAAGAAAGGAGTGAGAGGATGAgggatggtgtgtgtgtgtggaggagaCATTTCCCAGACATGAGGAATGACAGGAAGGTATCAGTCCATAGAGGTCCAGAGGAATGAGTGACAGCAGAGGTCAGGCTGGCTGACAGAGAGGCTCCATCACCATCTGACATGGCGGACTGTAAACCTCCAACCGTACGGCTCTTCAGTGGATAGAACATCTCCACATCCCCCTTCCAAACTCAGCTTTAAAAGCATGCTGAactgttttatgcatttggtgAGGAATAAGGATTTCAACCTTACACACTGATGACTTCTATACGTTAAAATTTTTAACAAGTTAAAATCAATAGAATTAGTTGTTCAAAATTAACTTGGTAAAGTCCCAACCTTAGTTTCAAATAGTCTAAAACCCATATTGTCTAATAACTGTGACTGCAATAGACATTAcatgaaaatttgttttacagctGTTTGGAGAAATAATATTCTTCggtttaaataatttatgttctgaaacacaaagaaaaacaaattaagcaGGTAGATCAGTAAGTAACTAGAACCCAAAtcaattttgtttgcagataAACTGTCTAGATTTGTccaaaatgtgctttctttacgTTTCTGTGaaaattgtgatatttttctgtaagtttgtttaattatgatttCAGCACTGATTTCAATCTGTAACTTGAAATCAGTGCTGCCCAGTGCTGTTGGCTGCTTCACTGGTATTTCATTCAGTTCAAATttctctaatttattttaagtttctgaTTCAAGTCCTATTCCCACGCAATATGCTTACTGCAATATCTGCTGGTCTATTGTGTATATAGTcataaatgtcaatttaaaatgtcaaataaaaagccttggtgtaaatgtgtttattattaactcttttgtgaaaaaattcaCTGCACGTTTATGTCtgtaaggttgagatggaaacGGCCCTTTAAACCAatcagaccaacacaaaagagacacaatgaaaactgtcagatgacttattacccTGTGATAATAACTCtgaaatagtccaaatagtttggatgtattttttattcctttccttcttatggaaagtttctgtttatatcctATGATCTAATCAGAATTTCATAGGAtacaggtttgtggtgcatttctatcctgaagtaaaagatataaaacttcagatatttcacgaCAAGATATTAAGATACATGAAAAAAACCTCATGAAAACCTTATATAATAGTAGAAAGAGTATGATGGCCACAGTTATGCCTCATGAACTGACCAGTACATTATTGCAAgggaagggaaaagaaaaaaaaatccccttctCTCCTAGAGGGCTCTGTAAAATCCTGATCCTCTGAGGCAGGATTCCGATTTTTAAGTTTCAAGAAACCAGTCAGTTTCTCAAGAGTCGTGTATCCATTTAAATAtgcctcctgttttcttttcagtgttaAAAGAGGCTGTTTCTGATACTGGATAGTGGACAGGATGTAGAATTAATCTCTGGCTCTTATTTCAGGGTATTATAGTAAATGTGTCTGAATACAAAACTTTAGAGGTATGCTAACTTTGACACACCACTGTCAGTGTAAAATGTTATTCTGGACAAAGTGACTATATTTGGGGAATGACATAAATGAAAATCCAATCCTACATTGATGACCTCACAGCACTGCTATGTTCTGTTGGGGAAACGGTGCTGGTATTCACAGCCGCTCCACCCATACACCACCTCATTGTAAGCATTCTGCACTGCTAACTGAGTCACTTTAATAGTTTCTCtgctcattttatttgatgatCTAACAGCATTCTGCTCTGACTGTCGTATATTTGAATCAGATTTATTGGTGATCTCCTCAGTGCCAGAGAACGGCAACACAGGAATCAGTTCcctgcatttcaaaatgtcGCTATGCCTTTATTGATGATGAGAAAATAATGTAGAAACATAAGCAGTTTTATGACTATTTCTTGTCAAACATGTATTTGTTATCTAAAGTAATCACTTCATTGTATGCTGCaagtaataaatatttgtcaagAACAAACACAATAATTCCtggctttcattttttatgaacAACAAACTTCTTCAAACTTCTGTCTGTGCAATACGGCTGAGACTCCTTCGGTGAACTGTTAACCGATGACATCATTctcaacttctccttctgttcactgattggacCGGTTGAAATTCAACTGGAGAAATCAAGTTCAATGTCAGAAATCGCCATGAAGAGAGATGAGAATTGAGCAGACCTGTGGAGGGAGACGAAGGCCTGGTTGAATACAAACAACCTTTCACATTATTATCTGTCAAGGATTATAGAAAcgatgcatcattttccttccatctgACAGTCATGATgcgctttgtgttggtctgtcacatcaAATCCCTTAAATTACTATGATGTGTGTGGCTACGACATGGCaaagtgtgaaaatgttcagacatatgaatacttttaaaaagcGGTTATATGATACGATTGGTAATCCGTCAGGTAGAGACGATGAAATGTGAGGAACCGTGTGACTGTAATTCATAAAACCTGCTTGAGTCGTACATCCTTTAGAAAAACAACGATGCTGTAACTGATGCTGTAACATCTAAATACTTTCATGGTTTAAATGTGGGAATATTTTCCAGTATGTGGCATTATAGAAAAAGGTCGTGTTGAGTTGTGCTCTGTGGCATTCAGTATACTTAACCTGTATTGTCTTTTCTAATTTATAGTCTCACTATGACAAAGGTAGAGGTGGAGAGTGAGGtcagaggatgaggatgaggagacaaatgaggaagggagaaaaaggaaagggaGGCAGTCAAGTTCTGTgtgaagcaattttttttttaagatgataTGTATTCTTAGGTTAatgaatgggtgtgtgtgtgtgcgtgtgtgtgtttctaccTGAATGAACGTCTCTGTAGGCCTGTGAAAGTCGGCTGGCAGACAGTGTGCTGTTTATTCACAGAGTGGGAGAGGCTCAGGAAACAGCCAACAGGAGCTTCCTGGGGAAAAGTCTAAGGGCTGAACCCTGAGCTTCTATAGGAGGAAATGAGCCTGGTGGGGCGGGGGCCTGACGGAGGCCTAACAGGGTCTATCAGGGGCCTGACTGGGCCCTGATGGGGCTTTATAGGAGTTGCTTCCATAGCTGGAATGCTGGAAGTGGGACCACCCACAGGAAACCTGATATTTTATATGTAGAAAATATCAGAAGGAATTTATCGTCTCAAGAATGACAGCAGGACCAAAGACAGGAGATATATGAGGAGCTACAAATGTTGATCTCCTGTACACACCCacacattcaataaattcaaattagaacatttatttattttaaggaacTTAATCAGGAAGTGGAAAAAACCTTACATAGATCATTTAGACACAGATGGATCCTGAAAGCCTCTATTTCTGCTACAGctcataaaaacatgacatttaaaatgaaatgaaatgtggaTTTGATGAAAATTATATTCTTTACCTGCATAAAGGTTATTATTcataaaaggttttaatttgacaaatgagcctcattggaatatacagtatattctagtttattaattttttaaaatttcagacaGAATTATTCATGTTCCTTCAGTTCTATAATCAGCTTTCAAACTTGACTGAAACTCTTCTAACAGATTATAATGCTCTTAATGTTCCCACAATTCACTTCCACAGACTTTTAAGACATTTACATGAGAGATGAAGAACTAGATGAAGGTGTTTAAATCAGAGCAAGTTGATCCACAGCAGGTGTCCAGAGTTACAGAAACATTACAAGACTTTCTGTAtccaaacagaaaattttatcACTTGGTGATAAAGTTGATGAAATTAAAAGgtgctaaaataatatttccatttattgaATGGGCTTGTTGTCATATTTATGAGAATTATGTCGGGTTAAAAGTACTACTGCAAAATAACTTAGGTGTTAAACATGCCATTAAGCACATGTctgcttttgaaaatgttcttcattgGTCCGATGTAACATTTAAACCTTGAATATGTTATAAGCTGCTAGCAGAAAATCCTCATAATCAAAGGCTTGTAGACATCAGTCTGTTTTTATCAATCTACgtaattaaaagtttttcttttttttgttttgaattcaaaatgtgtttgatgatctgaaacgtTGAAACGTTTTGTCCCAGTGGAGTGTGGGTGGACCATGTTGACCTCCTCAGTCTGACCTGCagtcatctctctctctctcttcagcCCGGCGTATTAACGCTCTGAAAGCCTGGCGGACGTCTTGTCAAGTTTATCTTGCCCAGTTTTGACCCAAGCAGCTGCTGTTAGACTACAAAACACTTTCAGACTTCTGTACAGGCATAATgatgggttgttgttttttttgcaagctATTTAgtcataaagtaaaacaaaaacacctttttGGAATTTTTAGAAACGTTATGTTAGGGCTGGGTTGATATGGCTTAGAAGTAACATCTCCAATTTTTTCACACCAAATtcaatttatgatttaaaagatCTTTTCTGgctgaaagaaacaaatacaaatgacagaaaatattttcaaaaattgtttttttcagtcatcCTTTTGTGAGTTGACCTCAGTgaatagaagctgtaaaacgcttgtcaaacaagatggcaggCCCtggaaaccatggaaaccatgAGATGCATcagtgagggggaaaaaaaaaatcagattttcctaaaaccaaatcttaaaaagcaaaaatttgattgataaaattaTTAGGGTTGGACACTTATTGCCAACTTCATGcttaatttacatatttaatttcatcaaatatgttaaataatatCATTTGTGGTGTGACTGAATACTTTCATTCATATGCTCATCTTGTTCTGTAGTTGTGTTAAATGAACCAATCTGAAGCACTTGATGGAAGCTAAACTTCTCCTACCCATTGAGCTTCTTGATTTTTATAACAGCCACAAGTTTTAGTaaattttattcagaatttACAGCAGGAGACAGACCAGATAGTTTATAAAAGGTCTTCATTCTCCAGATTGAGAGTCTTCCCTGTTTGTACACATTAGGTCAGCTGtgcacattttccttccactaaacatTCAAAGACAATGATTATATACCCCAATTTTCAAGGTAAACGACAGAAGTTCAAGAACAGACGCTTAAAAGATTACTTCTGAATTTTTATTCAGAAGGTTTCCATAACATTAAAGCACATGTGTTCACTTACAAAAAGAGCTGCTTGATCTAATGTGAAGGTAACAATGTGGCTCCTTCTGAAGGCGGGTGTTCAAAAACCAGCCTGGACAGAAACCCCTCCCCGCAAACCGAAACACATCAAAAACGCTTAAAGGCAAAACACATTGATACACAAGCACGAACATAATCCAACACTAAACCATGTAAGAGGactagtttttaaaataaagccttGCATCTCCCAGCTGACTTGGAAGTTCTCCAAACGTTTGGTACCTGACGACTAGAAACTACACACTCTACGAAACAGGTAGTGATTTCTCTGTACATGAGGGCTTCTCCAGATGCTTCCCTTCCAGCCGATCGGATGGCCTTTCCCAGAggaagggtcagaggtcatcaggTGAGCGCGAGCCCCGGGTGAAAACCCGGCAGGAGCGCCTGGTGTTGGCGCTCGTCATGAAAACTGGATCTGCTGTACGGTGGGAATCTGAAACAGACGGGAATGATGGGAATGATGGGAATGCTGTTGAATCCACTCAGGTGCTCCTCAAGGGTCAGACCTAACTCTGATTGGTTTGTACACACACACGTACTGCATCAGAGGAAAGAGTTACGTCTTATTCACAAtcgttattttttgttttgttttgtttgttgctatAAAATTATGAACCCACACTACATCACATTCACTTTTAGGCTTTTcgtttttttaatgtatgtgtATTCACCACTATATATTCACTATTGTGAACTTAATGAGTGACTCAACTGAACTTCATTCTCATATAGATAAAAACCCTTAATTTACCATTAGTgggaagttgagtggaaggaagaactgtggttaaaactgaaacttgGGTTTTCATTATCGCTAAATCTACAGCAATAAATGTGAGAAATGAATCAATTTACCCCACATAGCAAGTGATTTCAAATGACAACTGGGGGGTTGTACCTGTGGATATGCGGTGGTGGTGTACACCATGACGTTCTGCTGCTGACCATCTGCTGTGATAATCCCAGCTGGAAGCGGATTGGCTGAGGGGAAACAGGAAAAGTCAGAGAAAACAGGAGCATGAACTGGAAAATCTCAGCTGTTGGTAGGAGTGGGTGAAACAGACTTAGACTTGTCGTGTTTTGCAGAACTGATTTCAAAAAACCAAGtcattacttatttttttagctgactGTATGGCTGCAGACTgccacaaacagaaacattctcATTTGAAACGGTGCAAAGTAACgacatttattcagatttttgaatttattcaaatttattgaatttagTGGAGAAAACCgtaaaaaaatctgtcagttttgttttgtgtcattaaTAACTGAAACTTATTGTGGCAGCATCAATGAATCAAAAGTCTTAtctttttataataaaagaTAACTGATATGATAAATGTCCTGCTCTAGCTGCTGGTCACCCAGAGGGCAGCGATTCTCTTACCGAAGCCGTCGTCTGTCAGATCCTCACCCAGACTTTCTCCCACTGCCACACCCGGTATTCCCTTCTCCCCCTTCATCgcctgggggaaaaaaaaagtcatccgTGTTACTACGGCAGCAGTGAGGCGTTACCACGGCGGCGCTGCCAACGCGGCCTCACCTCTCTGAACTTCTGCAGGTAGAGCTTGAGGGGGTCGACGTACATGTCGAAGCCCAGCGTGGACATGGCGAACAGGATGTCCTCCCCGTTGATGGTCTTCCTCTTCTCCTGGTGGCAACGCTCGCTGGCTTCCGACGTGATGAAGCTGATAAACTCGCTCACACACTCCTGCACACACTCTTTGGCGTCTTTAGCGATCTGTGGGTTGGTAGAGGAACAGAGGCTCAGAGCTTTAGTGTCTCCTGTTCAGTAGGAACTGGACCGATCAGAAGAACATTTCTGGAGTCGGTGGAAAATATCTAGACAGAAACGGTGGAGCAGAAATGAAGTGAATTAATTGGGAtcgtttcttcttctcctctcctccctgaCCAACCTTCCCAGTCTGTGGAACGGCGTTCTTCATGATGCGAGCCACATTAGCGATAGGGAGGTAGATGTCCTGCTCCCTGTAGTTCTCCTTGGTTCCGCTGTCTTCATGGTCATTCATGCTCTCTTCTCCATCATCTGCAAAGCACAATTAGACTAAATCTATCAGCTGTTCATGAGCCAAGGGCTGAGCGAAAGCTTTGTGCCTCCTTACCGTCCTGGGAGTGGAGAACATAATGACTGGACGCCATGTATTCTCCAGTCATGCCCAGCTGAGAGGCGTCTGTGGTTGAACTGTCTCCGTCcatctgaagaaaaagaaaaaccgtacacacacactttaaacGGTTTCTAGTCACATACCTCTACAGCCATTCTGGAATCAGCGTCTGATAAACGTTTTATTGTTGCTACACTTTCAATCAGGGCCAGCAGAGGATCCAACGTggcacctggtggagctgcagctccagaCCTGAGCTTTCCAGTGAGCAACACTGACCGCCGTTAACCACAGAGGAGAAAAGATGGAGCAGTTCTGAATGTTCTGTGGAATGTCTGTTCCTTTTTCTCCAAAAGGAACAGACAACCTGAGCCACACAGCGCTGCAGGCCTCACTGTTCACGATTCAACAGTAAGAGAAAGACTGGACAAAAATATCACATGAAGAACAGTTTTGCATGACCTCAAAATAATCTTGATCTGATCATCCAAAAGCTGACTTAATAGAGAAAATGTCTCATTAGGCGGTAAGAGGCAGAGACACATTTCTGAAAAACGTTCCCCACCCgaaaattttgaatttattcagGTTATAAAATTAGCGGAATGATCTGGAATATATTAGCGTGACAAGataaagtaaaaggaaaattattttctttttggaggTCTATTGTCACATCACTACGTTCATCTTCCTCTGAACTATTTAGTGTGTTTTCTATCGGACAAACTGAGCTGCTGTTTCTATTCCGTAGTATCTGTCAAAGCTCAACAACGCCATGACTAACTTTGAATCCTCGACCTGCCTGTTCATTCGGCGATTGATTTAGCCTGTTAAGCATGTAACAAACATGGAATTACAATTAAAGAACCACGCTAACAATAGGGCGCTCGAAACATTTACTGTTGGCTTGGACAATTCCCAACCTATCCTCCTCCCCGGTTTTTTATTCTAGTTAATGAAAACACGTTACAGTGAGCTCTCTACAGTACTTAGCGTTGtattttatgtggaaaattGTAGACATGTACCAGCAATGTGTGGCTATACTAAAAAGCAGTAATGTGTTGTTCTATGTGCTAGCTAGCAGCTGTTAGCCTGCTAATGTTAGCTCCTTACAGGCCAAAACCCCCGAGCTAGCTTTGTTGATGAGACTGTCTCCAAAAAGCTAACGATTTTACCAAATTAAAAAGCGACTGTCCAATGGGATATTACCTTCTGAAGGTAAATTACTCAGGTACATAATGTTCCTCGCGGAAGTTCTTATTGCAAATCCACTGGAACCCGCGTCGGCCTGCTCTTTGTCACGCACAGCAGAGAAAGACGTAACCAGGCCGGAATGTTTAAGgcttattttttaagtttcgCCAAGCACAGGCTTCCTGACGAGCAGCACTCATTCATTCAgacaacaaatggaaaaatcaGGCAGTGACGGACATTTCCATTCGAGCTAACAAGCAATCGGTTAGCAATCATTGGCCGGAGCCCGGCACAAACCTGCAATGAAGCCCTGGTTGGTTACCTTCCTGAGGCGGCTGTTTGGTTGGACAGAAAATGGCTGCGAAACGACCAGTCCCATCGCGGAGCCGTGCCTGCATTACCTCTGCTGGACAGCAGGGGGCCGTGCTGCATTCCAGGACTTATTGTAAACTTTGATattagaaaactgaaatatgaaagctttaatttaatcaaaaaatagttctttttagaaatgacgtgtaaaataaaacgtttttctgattttcttgaTCTTACAGAGAAATGAGCTGAATAAAAAAGAACTACAGATATCAtattgaaaatgcttttttttaaatccatataGGTacatccatgtttgtttttaatccctACTTTTAGAATAACATTGAACGCACCTGCTCGCCAAAATGTGTATCTCTGaattttttcaatttattttgtgaCGTATGTTGTCAGATATATTAATTTAAACGGAATATctataaaagcagatttttgtatgtaataaaattagttaattaaaactaaaatgatcTATGATAGTCTTCGAAACAAACATGTACATAGTACAATTAGCGTTTTACTTTTTACTAAACCGGGATAAATGATGTGATTAAGCAACGTGCGTGTCAAAAACTTAGTCAACACTCACCACAAATGaaaatttagagtttttataTTGAATTGACATATTTTGTCACTAGATGGCgccattatattttaaaaccttgattCCTTAACATTTAACCCCATAGTCgaagattttctgaaaaacctaCCGGTATATTCAAATAAGAAATAGAACATTATTAGAAATTTAGCATATATCcctacattttgatttaatattttattaaattgttgATCTTTCCCTTGTAAACCACTCCGTTGCAGTTtgccattttaaattttttgaacTTGAATTTAAGCTGCCATTGTAATACATGATCTTGAAAAGAAACTATTTCAGAAATAAGTAAAGCTCTTTATGCTCATCAAATCATTTTATGTGAATGTAATTGAACACATCATTGTGTTCAATAATGTGTTCAATTACATTATTGAACACAATAATGTTCAATAATGTAACATTATTGAACATTATTCAATAATGTTCAATATTGAACTGCCCAGTTCAATATtgaacaaaaaatttaatgttcaACATTAATAATGTTTGTATTACAATCATTGATTGTATTACAATCAATGATTGTATTACAATCATTGATGATTGTAATACAATCAATGATACATGATTGTATTACAATCATGTATCATTGTAATACATGATCTTGAAAAGAAACTATTTCAGAAATAAGTAAAGCTCTTTATGCTCATCAAATCATTTTATGTGAATGTAATTGAACACAttactgaattttaaaaaggaatttgcactatcatgcatgttttattgataattttTGAATCTGCAGCAGCGTTCATACCAGATTCCACCATTGTGATTCCTGGTCTGAGCAGTAAGACCAGGAATCACAATGCAGACCCACATCTCTGGTGGAAAAATGATCGACTGGACAAATATTCATCAATAACTCCAAAAATTTGGCCTTAATGAAAGGTTGACAAGAAGAAAGCCAGAAAGCCATAAAATGTCCTATTTACATTTAGCCAAACCTCTCATCTAATCAGACAAGATAAACATGGATCTATATACAATAATGAACACACA is a window of Gambusia affinis linkage group LG23, SWU_Gaff_1.0, whole genome shotgun sequence DNA encoding:
- the LOC122826497 gene encoding nuclear transcription factor Y subunit beta-like encodes the protein MDGDSSTTDASQLGMTGEYMASSHYVLHSQDDDGEESMNDHEDSGTKENYREQDIYLPIANVARIMKNAVPQTGKIAKDAKECVQECVSEFISFITSEASERCHQEKRKTINGEDILFAMSTLGFDMYVDPLKLYLQKFREAMKGEKGIPGVAVGESLGEDLTDDGFANPLPAGIITADGQQQNVMVYTTTAYPQIPTVQQIQFS